CAAATTCTTCGCTCATCGGTTCTATGAAGCTTGGCTTAACTACAGCACCTATGAATTGGCGCAAGAGAGGTTTATCCCATAAAAAGTTTGGTGTTATTACTGCGGAAGTTTAATGATTTTCCAGGAAAGACTACTCTGTTGTTTGAGCAACTGCAGGTTGATTAAGGATCGGAGCTTGTAAAATATTATAAAGATCATTTTCCCATGAAACCACTGTATCTGCATCAATAATTACAATAGCTTCACCAAAGATCCAGTGGTTTCCATCCACAACATCCGGTGTTCCCTGCAAAACAATTACTTCCTCAAAAGGGGAACCGATCTGAAATGAATCTCCATTAAAAAGCTCGAGGCTATCCAATACCCACCCAATTTTCAGGGGATTAAGATATGAGTTCTTCCAGCCCACCACAAAATCGTTTCCAAACCGGATGAATGAAGAACCATAATGCCACTCTCCGCCTTTAATCTGAAGGGGTGCGCCTTGTACTTCAGAAACCCATTCTTTTTTTGATCCCAGAGTAAAAAAGGTGTCACTTATGGTTACTTCCAGAACAACCTCTTCTTTCTCCGCCTCTATATCTTGTGCTCGCCTGTCTTCCCATTCCTTCCGTAATCTTGCCTTTTCATCGGAAAGCGCCATTTTTGTGGTAAGGACTTTCAGTTTGTCCTCTGGTGGATTTAACAGAGAGAAACCCAACATGAACAGAAAGCTTACCATGATCAGAATGATAAAAATTACCACCAGCAATCCCTGGTCCATATGGAAACCCAGATCAGGAGCAACCGGGGGAGGGTCTGGTCTTTTTGGTTTACTC
Above is a window of Candidatus Neomarinimicrobiota bacterium DNA encoding:
- a CDS encoding DnaJ domain-containing protein, producing MSKGMNIAIALHELGLDNTATKADVKQAYKDLARIWHPDRFQNDERLGARTEAKIKLINEARTVALDYLGKFGHFQHVSSEKTSRKRSQATREYSYAKHQEKTQEKQAPPREKPPPRAEKQAPPRQKAPPRSKPKRPDPPPVAPDLGFHMDQGLLVVIFIILIMVSFLFMLGFSLLNPPEDKLKVLTTKMALSDEKARLRKEWEDRRAQDIEAEKEEVVLEVTISDTFFTLGSKKEWVSEVQGAPLQIKGGEWHYGSSFIRFGNDFVVGWKNSYLNPLKIGWVLDSLELFNGDSFQIGSPFEEVIVLQGTPDVVDGNHWIFGEAIVIIDADTVVSWENDLYNILQAPILNQPAVAQTTE